A genomic window from Hypomesus transpacificus isolate Combined female chromosome 15, fHypTra1, whole genome shotgun sequence includes:
- the LOC124477874 gene encoding sodium/potassium/calcium exchanger 1-like: MSVPFSNTHLRVPRGFGSILELLAKEVLRDQPQDIPTFAALYFEALLKEREESGMDPAEWAAKLEDRFYNNHSFKSSRGLSPTKVPAAASLNSVSSEEKIELSEAKNSPAMGGESSELSESEGSDEKEDATNKDLIPASPALSQDGAGRGLPDTADFSDEGRGWTEEGEEELADTDQGRATDGDGGQSEPEPYEPASFGRAAEGDEGSGGLRTTEEGGEEPELGWQEAMSEEEEEEEWAELHGQASIPGLAGVDVCAEELGEAAGQPAGAAGERGFSQDLKDEEEIFAAHDSSEPSSPEASLQEVMHHSEKVLEEEQGETQTDSRETLESVPTAVDIHQHQPEAAGKDAKRSAQASPEEGSEVCDENQTLEEGLGQVQAPEDVTEEDTTGPHQPAAPNQGDGHVQSQDEAMEPSAETEPAEEHPVQAGAVETASPHDAAHSGIEKDTDNDRDRRDDEGKGDGMKADESAHLQYSNETAGKEEGGADEHDEGRSKSTGELEAHHTPTAAAGTERTPEGDWEDTPRGGQDVERRGTDVSHPLDVSEKEEETTDEAEGEVEEEKACEEGDEKEMGAQETTGLDLSGTEDEAG, encoded by the exons ATGTCTGTGCCATTCTCGAACACCCACTTGCGGGTTCCCCGCGGGTTTGGAAGCATTCTGGAACTTCTGGCTAAAGAGGTTCTGCGAGACCAGCCACAAGACATCCCAACCTTCGCTGCCCTGTACTTCGAAGCTCTtctcaaagaaagagaag AGAGTGGCATGGACCCTGCAGAGTGGGCTGCCAAACTTGAAGACAGATTCTACAACAACCATTCATTCAAG TCTTCAAGGGGCCTCAGTCCAACCAAAGTCCCAGCTGCTGCCTCCCTGAACAGTGTCAGCTCAGA GGAGAAGATAGAGTTATCTGAAGCCAAGAACAGTCCTGCTATGGGTGGGGAGAGTTCCGAGCTGTCGGAGAGTGAAGGTTCAGACGAGAAGGAGGACGCCACAAACAAAGACCTCATCCCCGCCAGTCCGGCTCTCTCCCAAGATGGAGCAGGCCGAGGCCTCCCGGACACAGCCGACTTCTCTGACGAGGGTAGAGGGTGgacggaggaaggagaggaggaattaGCGGACACTGACCAAGGACGTGCCACTGACGGAGATGGAGGCCAGTCTGAGCCTGAACCCTACGAGCCGGCCTCCTTTGGCAGGGCTGCAGAAGGGGACGAGGGCTCTGGAGGACTGAGGACGacggaagagggaggagaagaaccCGAGTTAGGATGGCAGGAGGCcatgtctgaggaggaggaggaggaagagtgggCGGAGCTTCACGGGCAGGCCTCGATCCCTGGGCTGGCTGGGGTGGacgtctgtgctgaggagcTTGGAGAGGCAGCAGGACAACCTGCAGGAGCCGCTGGGGAGCGTGGCTTCAGTCAAGACCTGAAGGATGAAGAAGAGATCTTTGCGGCCCATGACAGCTCAGAACCTTCCTCCCCTGAAGCCAGCCTACAGGAAGTGATGCATCACTCAGAGAAAGTGCTGGAGGAGGAACAAGGAGAAACCCAAACAGACTCACGGGAAACACTTGAAAGTGTGCCCACTGCTGTTGATATTCATCAGCACCAACCTGAAGCTGCAGGCAAAGATGCAAAGAGATCGGCCCAGGCCAGTCCAGAGGAGGGCTCTGAGGTCTGTGACGAGAACCAGACCCTGGAGGAAGGTCTGGGGCAGGTCCAGGCTCCCGAGGATGTCACTGAGGAGGACACCACTGGACCTCATCAGCCGGCAGCACCAAACCAGGGTGACGGGCACGTCCAGAGCCAGGATGAGGCGATGGAGCCCAGCGCTGAGACAGAGCCTGCAGAGGAGCACCCTGTCCAGGCTGGGGCTGTAGAGACGGCCAGTCCTCACGATGCTGCCCACTCAGGCATCGAGAAAGACACGGACAATGACAGGGATCGCCGCGACGACGAGGGGAAGGGCGATGGGATGAAGGCGGATGAGAGCGCGCATCTTCAGTATAGCAATGAGACGGCGGGGAAGGAAGAGGGTGGGGCCGACGAGCACGACGAAGGGAGATCAAAGAGTACCGGGGAGTTGGAAGCCCACCACAcccccacagcagcagcagggacagagaggacacCGGAGGGAGACTGGGAAGATACACCCAGGGGCGGGcaggatgtggagaggagggggacagatgTGTCCCATCCTTTAGATGTCtcagaaaaggaggaggaaacTACCGACGAAGcagaaggggaggtggaggaggagaaggcgtGTGAGGAGGGGGACGAAAAGGAAATGGGTGCACAGGAAACAACTGGATTGGACCTGAGCGGGACTGAGGATGAAGCAGGg
- the LOC124477402 gene encoding uncharacterized protein LOC124477402 isoform X2 → MEQQASDTPVQVPTEDGKMEPEEQDHLSTVGDEVTVPSSQSTGPAEEEHQEPRFLGDAVLKEDVEAEAGEKEPCSAPQEEEDIMDIPLDDPEANKAAAKIQAGFRGHMTRKKMKPEDEKAGEESPEDQGA, encoded by the exons ATGGAACAGCAGGCCTCAGACACACCAGTTCAGGTGCCCACGGAGGATGGGAAAATGGAACCTGAAGAGCAGGACCATCTGAGCACGGTCGGTGATGAGGTCACAGTCCCGTCCTCGCAGAGTACAGGCCCGGCTGAAGAGGAGCACCAAGAGCCAAGGTTTCTGGGAGACGCAGTCCTGAAGGAGGATGTGGAGGCAGAGGCTGGTGAGAAG GAGCCATGCAGTGCAccccaggaggaggaagatatcATGGACATCCCCCTGGACGACCCCGAGGCCAACAAAGCCGCCGCCAAGATCCAGGCCGGCTTCCGCGGTCACATGACCAGGAAGAAGATGAAGCCGGAGGATGAGAAGGCGGGCGAGGAG AGCCCGGAGGATCAGGGGGCGTAG
- the LOC124477402 gene encoding uncharacterized protein LOC124477402 isoform X1, which produces MEQQASDTPVQVPTEDGKMEPEEQDHLSTVGDEVTVPSSQSTGPAEEEHQEPRFLGDAVLKEDVEAEAGEKEPCSAPQEEEDIMDIPLDDPEANKAAAKIQAGFRGHMTRKKMKPEDEKAGEEVSSSGEALNGSQGDTEPGGSGGVELEDTSVPEQ; this is translated from the exons ATGGAACAGCAGGCCTCAGACACACCAGTTCAGGTGCCCACGGAGGATGGGAAAATGGAACCTGAAGAGCAGGACCATCTGAGCACGGTCGGTGATGAGGTCACAGTCCCGTCCTCGCAGAGTACAGGCCCGGCTGAAGAGGAGCACCAAGAGCCAAGGTTTCTGGGAGACGCAGTCCTGAAGGAGGATGTGGAGGCAGAGGCTGGTGAGAAG GAGCCATGCAGTGCAccccaggaggaggaagatatcATGGACATCCCCCTGGACGACCCCGAGGCCAACAAAGCCGCCGCCAAGATCCAGGCCGGCTTCCGCGGTCACATGACCAGGAAGAAGATGAAGCCGGAGGATGAGAAGGCGGGCGAGGAGGTGAGCAGCTCTGGGGAGGCACTCAACGGCAGCCAGGGGGACACAG AGCCCGGAGGATCAGGGGGCGTAGAGCTGGAAGACACATCTGTGCCAGAGCAGTGA
- the LOC124477402 gene encoding neurogranin-like isoform X3, translating to MDCHNEPCSAPQEEEDIMDIPLDDPEANKAAAKIQAGFRGHMTRKKMKPEDEKAGEEVSSSGEALNGSQGDTEPGGSGGVELEDTSVPEQ from the exons ATGGACTGCCATAAT GAGCCATGCAGTGCAccccaggaggaggaagatatcATGGACATCCCCCTGGACGACCCCGAGGCCAACAAAGCCGCCGCCAAGATCCAGGCCGGCTTCCGCGGTCACATGACCAGGAAGAAGATGAAGCCGGAGGATGAGAAGGCGGGCGAGGAGGTGAGCAGCTCTGGGGAGGCACTCAACGGCAGCCAGGGGGACACAG AGCCCGGAGGATCAGGGGGCGTAGAGCTGGAAGACACATCTGTGCCAGAGCAGTGA
- the hepacama gene encoding hepatic and glial cell adhesion molecule a, protein MKTEEESNSADPPTHSPYPCHLSGFQLLILILILPSGSRVLGVNVSCPSPLVRGTLGGEALLSVSYTSRSSDSPVIKWQLRREREKPVTVVQSISTSIIGNLRPEYRDRILMFDNGSLLLHSLQMSDEGAYEVEISITDDTFTGGKNINLTVDVPVTRPYIQMLASSVLELSELFHLHCSHDNGTKPTYSWQKGGQVLANDSRLQLSHDQKVLTILRVVMSDDDVYSCVVDNPISSMRSLPVKLTVYSR, encoded by the exons ATgaagactgaggaggagagcaaCTCTgcagacccccccacacacagcccttaTCCATGTCATCTGTCTGGCTTTCAACTcctcattctgattctgattctcccCTCAG gcagCAGGGTGTTGGGGGTGAACGTGAGCTGCCCCAGCCCCCTGGTGCGGGGCACCCTGGGGGGGGAGGCCCTCCTGTCCGTCAGCTACACCAGCCGCAGCTCCGACTCCCCCGTCATCAAGTGGCAGCTGCGGCGGGAGCGGGAGAAGCCCGTCACCGTGGTCCAGTCCATCAGTACCAGCATCATCGGCAACCTGCGCCCGGAGTACCGCGACCGGATCCTGATGTTCGACAACGGCTCCCTGCTGCTCCACAGCCTGCAGATGTCAGACGAGGGGGCGTACGAGGTGGAGATCTCCATCACCGACGACACCTTCACCGGGGGGAAGAACATCAATCTCACCGTCGATG tcccaGTCACCAGACCCTACATCCAGATGTTGGCTTCCTCGGTCCTGGAGCTCAGCGAGCTCTTCCATCTTCACTGTTCCCATGACAATGGCACCAAGCCCACGTACAGTTGGCAGAAGGGGGGCCAGGTTCTGGCCAATGACTCGCGGTTACAGCTGTCACATGATCAGAAGGTGCTGACCATCTTGCGCGTGGTGATGTCGGACGATGACGTGTACAGCTGTGTCGTGGACAACCCCATCAGCAGCATGAGGAGCCTGCCTGTCAAACTCACCGTCTACAGTAGGTAG
- the LOC124477774 gene encoding uncharacterized protein LOC124477774: MMVRYQRRGTRTHNLHRPAVSVIGCWVRPYQVSECAYSGILILSNCCCGVFGLFFLLVMWFPTNGLSWAQEPSCSLCAHEDELDESCSRNPHIQPGLSYQPNYAHTLEGHAHSLRRYPRSPVPSPLAQPHRPTPCAPSSTHVPHPLHHHHSPLALGGDPAPPVSLPTNRQTPEPPITTETTEGRVPAPLHCPSFMTRGWDWRA; encoded by the exons ATGATGGTAAGATACCAGAGGAGAGGGACTCGAACACACAACCTTCACCGACCAGCTGTGTCAGTCATAGGTTGTTGGGTCAGGCCCTATCAGGTTTCAGAGTGTGCTTATTCAGGGATTCTAATCCTGTCTAACTGTTGTTGTGGTGTTTTTGGATTGTTTTTCCTCCTAGTGATGTGGTTCCCAACCAATGGGTTATCCTGGGCGCAGGAGCCCTCTTGCTCTCTATGTGCTCATGAAGAC GAACTTGATGAGAGCTGCTCGAGGAATCCTCACATCCAACCAGGGCTTAGTTACCAGCCCAACTACGCCCACACACTTGAGGGCCACGCCCACTCCCTCCGCAGGTACCCTCGCagtcctgtcccctcccccctggctcAACCCCATCGGCCCACCCCCTGCGCCCCATCCTCCACCCATGTGCCCCACCCTCTGCACCATCACCACTCGCCACTGGCTCTGGGAGGAGACCCCGCCCCACCTGTGAGCCTTCCAACCAACCGGCAGACACCAGAGCCGCCCATAACCACGGAGACCACAGAGGGCCGAGTTCCCGCCCCTCTCCACTGCCCTTCCTTCATGACCcgaggctgggactggagggccTGA
- the pde9ac gene encoding high affinity cGMP-specific 3',5'-cyclic phosphodiesterase 9A codes for MGSSSSSYAPKTIYLDVEGKVQKVVFSRYCSPCDIKELLCSSSNIPRNTSIMMVDPEGALVSIDPTMPTNSPSSLYKVVAMSTGQLGDKEDMFQNVLSQVAEQFSRAFRINELKTEVTNRLAMLEKRVELEGLKVVEIEKCKNDLRKLRDEMTSRGGGRVNCPCKYNFCDDGKKLTPRRDVPSYPKYTLSQETIEALKKPTFDVWHWEHNEMLSCLEYMYHDLGLVKEFNMNPITLKRWLLGIQENYRSNPFHNFRHCFCVSQMMYGMINLCNLQEKLTLTDIGILMTAAVCHDLDHPGYNNTYQINARTELAVRYNDISPLENHHCAVAFQILCLPECNIFANVEIEAYKQIRQAIITLILATDMARHGEILDSFKQKVDNFDFTNEEHVTCLKMVLIKCCDISNEVRPTEVAEPWVDCLLEEYFMQSDREKSEGLPVAPFMDRDKVTKPTAQIGFIKFVLIPMFENVMKLFPQIEEIMVQPLRDSRDHYEELKQIDDAMTEDQKKKTEKMSLGGKKK; via the exons ATGGGGTCCAGCTCGTCCTCCTACGCACCCAAGACCATCTACCTGGATGTGGAGGGAAAGGTGCAGAAG gTGGTGTTCAGTCGTTATTGCAGCCCATGTGACATCAAGGAGCTGTTGTGTTCTTCCTCTAACATCCCCCG gaacACTTCCATCATGATGGTGGACCCGGAAGGGGCTCTGGTCTCCATCGACCCCACGATGCCCACCAACTCCCCCAG CTCCCTGTACAAGGTGGTTGCTATGTCCACGGGTCAGCTAGGag ACAAAGAGGATATGTTCCAGAATGTGTTGTCTCAGGTGGCGGAACAGTTTAGCAG GGCGTTCCGTATCAACGAGCTGAAGACAGAGGTGACCAACAGACTGGCCATGCTGGAGAAGAGAGTGGAGC TGGAGGGCCTGAAGGTGGTGGAGATCGAGAAGTGCAAGAACGACCTGAGGAAGCTGAGAGATGAGATGACGtccagaggagggggcag GGTGAACTGTCCCTGTAAATACAACTTCTGTGATGACGGGAAGAAGCTGACACCCAGGAGGGATGTGCCCAGCTATCccaag tacaccctGTCCCAGGAGACCATTGAGGCCCTCAAGAAGCCTACCTTTGACGTCTGGCATTGGGAGCACAACGAG atgctGAGCTGTCTGGAATACATGTATCATGATTTGGGCTTGGTGAAGGAATTCAACATGAACCCCATCACTCTCAAACGCTGGCTG ctGGGCATCCAGGAGAACTACCGCAGCAATCCGTTCCACAACTTCCGCCACTGCTTCTGTGTCAGCCAGATGATGTACGGCATGATCAACCTGTGCAAcctgcag GAGAAGCTAACCCTGACAGACATAGGTATTCTCATGACAGCTGCTGTGTGTCACGACCTGGACCACCCTGGATACAACAACAC GTACCAGATCAATGCGCGTACTGAGTTGGCGGTACGTTACAATGACATCTCACCCCTGGAGAACCACCACTGTGCCGTGGCCTTCCAGATCCTCTGCCTCCCAGAATGCAACATCTTCGCCAATGTGGAAATTGAGGCCTACAAGCAAATCAGACAG gCTATTATTACTCTGATCCTGGCCACAGACATGGCCAGGCATGGGGAGATATTGGACTCCTTCAAGCAGAAGGTTGACAACTTTGACTTCACCAACGAGGAGCATGTCACATGC ctgaaAATGGTCCTAATCAAGTGCTGTGACATCTCCAATGAGGTGCGTCCTACCGAGGTAGCTGAGCCATGGGTGGACTGTCTGCTGGAGGAATACTTCATGCAG AGTGACAGGGAGAAGTCAGAGGGGCTGCCTGTGGCCCCGTTCATGGACAGAGACAAGGTCACCAAGCCCACTGCCCAGATCGGCTTCATCAAGTTCGTCCTTATCCCCATGTTTGAGAATGTCATGAAG ctctTTCCTCAGATAGAGGAGATCATGGTGCAGCCTCTCAGAGACTCTCGTGACCACTATGAAGAGCTGAAGCAGATTGATGATGCCATGACTGAG GaccagaagaaaaaaactgaaaagatgtcATTAGGAGGAAAGAAGAAGTGA